The window GCGGGGCCGCCATGCTGCGGCGGCCCTTCTCGTACCACGACGGCATCGACGACGAGGGCGTACCCGATGCCGGGCTGCTCTTCCTGTGCTGGCAGGCCGACCCGCACCGCGGCTTCGTCCCCGTCCAGCGCAAGCTCGACCGGGGAGACGCGCTCTCGGCCTTCATCCGGCACGAGGCGAGCGGCCTGTACGCCGTCCCGGGCGGCGCGCCGAAGGGCGGGTACGTGGGGCAGGAACTGCTGGAGGGGTGACAGCGGGTTCCGGCCACCTTCGAGCCCCCGTGCGGGGAGGACGCCCCGTCCGGTGGGTGGTCACCGGCCCGGTCGGCGGTCGCCGGGAGACTAGGGTTTCCGACATGTCAGCCACCCGCTACGCGTATCTGGGCCCCGAAGGCACCTTCACCGAGGCCGCGCTCCGCCAGCTCCCCGAGGCCGCCACCCGGGAGCTCGCCCCGATGGTCTCCGTGCCCGCGGCCCTGGACGCGGTCCGCGCGGGCCAGGCCGCTGCCGCCCTGGTGCCCATCGAGAACTCGGTGGAGGGCGGCATCACCACCACCCTCGACGAACTGGCCGCCGGGCAGCCGCTGATGATCTACCGCGAGGTGCTGCTGTCGATCAGCTTCGCCCTGCTGGTACGGCCCGGTACCCAGCTCGGCGACATCAAGACGGTGACCGCTCACCCGGCGGCGCAGGCGCAGGTCCGCAACTGGCTCGCCGCCCACCTCCCGGAGGCCCAGTGGGAGTCGGCCGCCTCCAACGCCGACGGGGCGCGGCTGGTGCAGGAGGGCCGGTACGACGCGGCCTTCGCCGGGGAGTTCGCCGCGGCCACCTACGGGCTGGAGCCCCTGGTGACCGAGATCCACGACGCGGAGAACGCGCAGACCCGCTTCATCCTGGTGGGCCGCCCCGCCCGCCCCTCCGCCCCGACCGGCGCCGACAAGACCTCGGTGGTCGTCTGGCTCGGCCCCGACCGGCCCGGCGCGCTGCTCGAACTGCTCCAGGAGTTCGCGGTGCGCGGGGTCAACCTCATGCTGATCCAGTCCCGGCCGACCGGTGCGGGGATCGGCAACTACTGGTTCGCCGTCGACGCCGAGGGGCACATCGCCGACCGCCGGGTGGCTGAGGCGCTGATGGGGCTCAAGCGGCTCAGCCCCGACGTGCGCTTCCTGGGTTCCTATCCGCGTGCCGATGTGCGCCCGGAGGATCTGGCACCGCTGCGCCCGGGAACGTCCGACGAGGAGTACGTGTCGGCGGCCGACTGGCTGAACCGGTGCCAGGACGGGCGGTTCTGAACGGAATCCCCGCCAGGAGAACGGACTCGCGGAACGGCGTCGTCTGGTTCCGTCCCGGGCTTCACCTGGCAGTTCTCCTCGTCCACAGAGTTATCCACAGGCACGGCTCTCG is drawn from Streptomyces diastaticus subsp. diastaticus and contains these coding sequences:
- the pheA gene encoding prephenate dehydratase: MSATRYAYLGPEGTFTEAALRQLPEAATRELAPMVSVPAALDAVRAGQAAAALVPIENSVEGGITTTLDELAAGQPLMIYREVLLSISFALLVRPGTQLGDIKTVTAHPAAQAQVRNWLAAHLPEAQWESAASNADGARLVQEGRYDAAFAGEFAAATYGLEPLVTEIHDAENAQTRFILVGRPARPSAPTGADKTSVVVWLGPDRPGALLELLQEFAVRGVNLMLIQSRPTGAGIGNYWFAVDAEGHIADRRVAEALMGLKRLSPDVRFLGSYPRADVRPEDLAPLRPGTSDEEYVSAADWLNRCQDGRF